The region TGATCGCATTTTTGGTATCAGTTGTTAAGGATTGGATGTTCCTTGTGTTATGAGCAGTTTGTTCTGCTAGTTTTCCTATCTCTTGGGCAACAACAGCAAATCCTCTACCAAGATCCCCTGCCCTTGCCGCTTCAATCGCTGCATTGAGTGCAAGTAAGTTGGTTCGTTCTGATATCTCATTAATGATATTGACAACTTCATCAATGAGTTCTGCCTTTTGATTGACTATATGAATGGAATCAGCTGTGTTTTTTGTGGTTAACATTCCATCATTGGCCTGTTTATAAAATTCTTCTGTAAGATTTGTCATTCCAAACATTGCATTTGCAACTTCCGCCATTGCGGTTTTGAAATCAGAAGTAACTTTTTCAATTTCCTTTAAGTGCTCAGCTTGTGTAGAGATATTTAAAAAAACATTTTCTACTGATGCTGCTAACTCTTCTGTAGCTGCCGAAGTTTGTTCTGTGGAAGCGGCTTGGTCTTGGGTTGTTGCAGAATAATTCCTAACTAAAGTTGCCGCATCTTTTGATTTATTAGACAATTCACCAGAAACTTGTCTTAGGATAAAAACAATTTCAGTAATATTTAAAATAAAAACACCCATCCATTTTAGTAATCCACCTATTTCGTCATGAATTCCATAATCCAAATTTTCTTTTAGTTCTCCTGATCCTCTTACAATTTGGCTAATGATATTAGTGCTATTTCGTATCACAGACATTATGCTTTGAATGATTAAATATTGGAGGACAATAAAAAAAACTAACACAACCGAAGTAATAATGAAAATCGTGATTGCATATTTTTTTGCAAAATCAGCTCTTTCCGTAAATTTCTCCGACAGTTGTTTCGAAATGAGTTCATTTACATTAAAAATCTGATCAATCAAATTGGTTGTAACACCATAATACTCTATAGGTTTCAACGTTGGAATTTTTTCGTTGATCACCCTATTTTGAATCAGCTCATGTAAGGAAGGAAACTCACCTTCGGCTTTTTTATAAGTTTCAACAATGATTTTACTATCTGGATTGAATTTACTGACAGAGGTCATACTTACAGAAATAGATTCAAAATGACTCGAAACTGCCCCTATAATTTCTTGGATTAATTTTTTTTCTGATGGTTCTGCTTTTGCTCCTTTCACTATATGAGCAAGTCCAGTCCCTCGAAGTTGACCCAGTTTTTCGGCTAAATAAGGTAATTTTGTTAAAGATACATCAATCATAAAATAAGTATCTTTGTCTGGATCTAAAAATAATCCCGATGATTCTCCTACAGTATTATTTACATTTAACATCGCCTTAATCAAACGAACATGTTCTAGATAACTTTCTTTGGCAGTTAAACCGGAATTGGTTTCTTTTAACTGGTTCCAGTTTTTATAAATTTCCTTTGATTCTTTATAAACTTGGAAATGATTTCCTTCTGTTTCATTTAAGTTTACAAATGCTAAAAAAACAATATCTAGTTCGTTTTCAATTTTTACAGCTTCTTCTTTGGCTGATGAATCCCCATTCAAAAAACGAGCCATAAATCCTCGATGTTTTGCTGTGAGGCGCATCAACTTCGCAAGACTTAAATTATATTCTGCTCCTTTTAGCCGATTCAACGCACCTTCATATTCCTCTTTTTTGATTAAAACTAAATTACCTCCTAAAACCAACATAAGAATGGCCATCAGCCCAAACACAAACAATAGTTTGGTTTTAATTTTAAATTTATAAATTATCTTTTTTGGGTTCAAACTAAAACTAGACTCTAACTTGTTTGGATGTAAATAAAACAACTCAGCTTCTTTGATTTGGTTTTCCGCTGCAGTTCGGATGACATACATATAACCCAAAGTATTCCCTTCGGTGTCGTAATAAGGAGTGATGGTTGTATTTGCCCAAAAATAATTTCCTGATTTTGTCTGGTTCTTTAAAAAACCATTCCAAGGTTCATTGGCACCAAGGGTTTTATGAATATTTCGACGGATTGATTCAGGAGTTTCTGAATGTTGTATTTTTTTAATAGAATGACCCAACAATTCACTCCTTTCAAACTCGCACAATTGAACCAAATCATCGTTAACGGAGACAATATTACCGATTAGGTCTGTTTTAATGGATAAAGTGGTGTTTTGTGGGATTCTAACCTGAGAACTCATACCGATGCTCCAAACCAAATATTAAATCTAAAAAGAAATAAAAAGAGAACTTACGAATATGAAAATGTGTTAAAACAATCGAATATTTACTCTTATCTCAGGGACGTTGGAAATTCTTTTTTCTATGACCGAGAAAAAAAAGAGATTTTTTCTTTCAACCTACCTCCGACTAACAAGAAACTTTTTTCTTATATTCATTCATTTTTCCTGAATTTTTATACCAAAAATGCAATAATCCAAACCCGAGAGATTTAATTTTCCCACCAACTACCAGAAGTTTATTTCCCCTGCCGTTGGTCGGCAAACTTCCGTTAGTAAAATATTTCTTAAAGAAGTGATTCCGGGAATCTATCATAAATTCAATTAACAATGATTGGCAAAATATTTTTATTTTTGAAAAATTCCCACAATCGGAACACACAATAATATAAAAATAATTTAATGAATGTTAAATTATAACTCAAAAAAGAAACAATCTGGAACTATTCTTATAATAATTACAAATTTATATAAACAATGTTAGTTGTTATATTGATTCTAATATTTGAATTCTCTCAATTTTAAAAAATTTGAGTCGCGTTTGTTTATTTTAAAATAATACCGTGTACATTGTGTTTTCAATGTGTCACTGAGTTCTTTAAATTTTAGATTCATTCAATAAACACGAACAATCATTTTTAAAATGATTCAAAACAAGGAGAAGGAGGATCTGTAGTGGTCGTAAAAAGAAACGATGTCATTATAATCGGAGCAGGAATCGCAGGTTTGGTAGCAGCATATGAATGCCTTAACCAAGGAAAATCTGTTTTAATTTTAGAAAGAGATACCGAGGAACATTTAGGTGGTCTCGCGAAACTATCATTTGGTGGTATGGCCCTTGTTGGCACCCCATTACAAAAACGTTTGGGAATCAAAGATACTCCCACAATTGCATTGGATGATTGGTTTTCTTTTGCAAACTTCGGTTCGGAGGATGTTTTTCCAAAACAATGGGCGGAACAATATGTCCATGAAAGTCTTGGACAAGTGTACCATTGGCTTGGAAGCCTTGATTTACATTTTTTTCCAGTGGTCAATTGGGTTGAAAGAGGAGAATATAAAAGAGGCAACTCAGTTCCTCGTTATCATGTTCTTTGGGGAACTGGCCACCGTTTGGTGGAACGTTTTGAAGAATTATTAAAGAAACATCGCCACAGTGCAAAACTAACTTATTTATTCGAACACAAAGTTACAGATTTAATCAAAGAAAACGGTAGGATTGTAGGTTGTATCGCCGAACAAGAAAAAACGGGAAAGAAAGATCTAACGTTTTATGCAGATCATGTGATGGTAGCAACTGGTGGGATTACAGGATGCCTAAATAAGGTTCGTGAACACTGGCACAAACCTTGGGGTGAAGCACCAAAAGAAATGTTGAATGGATCTCACCCTTTTGCCGATGGTTTAGTTCACGATGCCGTAAAGAAACATGGCGGAAACCTCACACATTTGGATAAAATGTGGAATTACGCTGCGGGCATTCCTAATCCAAAACCACAATTTGATGCTCACGGACTCAGCCTAATCCCTTGTAAGTCGGCCTTATGGCTCGACCATTTGGGTCGTCGGATTGGACCCGAGCCAATGATGACCGGTTTTGATACCAACGAACTCTGCCGCAGGATTTCTGGATTAGAAAAACCTTATACTTGGCAACTTCTGAATTGGAGGATTGCGGCCAAAGAACTTGCCGTTTCTGGTTCAGAACACAATCCGATGATCCGTGATCGCAAACTATTTATGTTCCTAAAAGAAATTTTGCTTGGTAACCACCGCCTTGTGCGACAGTTACAAAAAGAAAGTGATCATTTTCTCGTTGCAAACAACTTACGAGAATTAGCCGATAAAATGAATCATTTGAATGGGGATCATTCGATTGATTACGAAGTATTAAAACAAGAAGTCACTCAGTATGACGATGTGATTAAACGCGGCAAAGGGCAGTGGAATGAAGACCAATTGAGGCGAATCCAACATGCAAGGTCATGGCGATCCGATCGTGTTCGTACTTGTGCACCCAAACCCATTTTGGATCCAAGTGCAGGTCCCCTCATTGCGATCAAACTTAGACTGATCACACGAAAAAGTCTCGGAGGAATCCAAACAGACTTAGAAAGCAGAGTATTAGACAAGTTAGGTGTTCCAATAGAAGGTTTGTATGCCATAGGTGAGGCGGCGGGATTTGGCGGAGGTGGTGCTAGTGGATTTAAGTCTCTAGAAGGAACTTTTTTATCTGGTTGTATACTGACAGCAAGAGCAGCTGCAAAGTCGGTCAACAACGGTGTTTCATTTAAAGGATAATCAAACAAAGGAGAATGATCGTATGAAAAAAACAGGTGCTTGGTTAGTAAGATATGCTTTGGAACAAATTGGAGTTCGTTATACCTTTGGAATTCCTGGAGTACACAATACAGAAATTTATGATGAATTAAACAATTCCGATTTGATACATCCAATGCTCGTAACCCATGAAGGTTGTGGTGCGTTTATGGCCGATGCCATTAGCCGCACAAGTGATTCTATTGGAACAGTAGTGATTGTACCTGCCGCGGGAGTGACTCATGCTGCTAGCGGAATTGGGGAAGCGTTTTTGGATGGGATTCCAATGTTAGTGATTGCCGGTGGAGTAAGAAGTGATTCACAATTCAAATACCAATTACATGATATGGATCAACATACATTAGTAAAACCCATTACTAAAAAAACATTCAAAGTAAAATCACAAGAGGAAGTCGTAGAAACTCTTTACGAAGCGTACCAAACAGCTGTGAGTGGAGAACCTGGGCCAGTATTTGTAGAAATTCCTGTGAACATCCAACTTTATACGGGAACAGTTGAAAACCTTCCCAGTTATCTTGACTATTGTAAAAAACAAACAATCTCAAATATAACTTTATCATTCTCTGATGATAGTCTTGATGAAGCTGTCGAGTTATTATCAAAAGCAAAGTCACCAGGTTTGTTTTTAGGATGGGGTGCCGTTGATGCAGCAGATTCAAGCGTTGCCATTGCGGAACTACTTGGTGCACCAGTGGCCACAACTTTACAAGGACTCAGTTCATTTCCAGGTAACCATCCTTTGCATTGCGGAATGAGTTTTGGGCCGGCAGCAGTTCCCGCAGCAACCAAAGCATTTTCTGAATGTGATTGTTTACTCGCAGTAGGAACTCGTTTTGCAGAAATTGCCACTGGTAGTTTTGGAGTGACTGTGCCAAAAAATCTAATTCATATCGACATCAATCCGGATGTCTTTCACACAAATTACCCGGCAAAAGTAAACATTCAAGGCGACGCCAAAATCATTTTGCCTGAACTGGTAAAAAGACTACAAAATAAGTTACAACTAACAAAAGAAAGTCGGGAAGATCGAATCCAGGTGCTCACAGCAGAAATTCAGAAAAACAAACAAAACTATATGGAGGAATGGTTCCAACATAATAGTAACGATAGAGTGAATCCGGCAAAATTCTTTAGTGCTTTACGTTCCACTTTACCTGATGATGGTTTTGTTGTGGTAGATGATGGCAATCATACATTTCTCACTGCGGAGCTAATGCCGATCCACAAACCAAGACATATGATCTCCCCCACTGATTTTAATTGTATGGGTTATGCAGTTCCTGCTACCATTGCCACTAAACTTGCAAATCCCGATAAAGCCGTTGTTGGGATCATTGGTGACGGGGCATTTCTGATGACTTGTATGGAGTTGGTTACCGCTAGTAGAAACCAGATTGGTGCAGTTTTTGCTGTTTTTAATGATGGTGAACTATCTCAAATTTCACAGGCCCAACAAGTTCCCTACAATCGTAAAACTTGTACTGTACTCGGAACCACAAGGTTTGAAGGAATTGCTCTGGCTACCGGAGCAGAATATCTTAAAATTCAAACCAACGATGATATTAAACAAAAGTTAGATGAAGCTTGGAGTCTAACAAAAGAAGGCCGTCCTGTTATTTTGGATGTCCATATCGACTACAGTAAAAAAACCCGTTTCACCCAAGGGATTGTTGGAACCAATTTGAAACGTTTGCCATTCGCAGCCAAAGTCAGAATGATTGGTCGTGCTTTAGTACGAAGAGTCACTGGATAGATTCGGGGTTATTTTATTTTGCGTATCTTACTTGCTCCCATGGAAGGACTTCTTGACTACCGACTGCGTGACACTCTCACACAAGTTGGTGGTTTTGATGAATGTGTTAGTGAATTCATTCGAGTGAATGACACTCTCCTTCCATCACATAGGTTCTATCGTTATGTTCCAGAACTATATGAAAATTCTAGGACTAAATCGGGAGTTCCTGTCAAAGTACAATTGTTAGGTTCTGACATCAATTGTATGGCAGAGAATGCAAGTAAGGTAGCTTCTCTCGGCGCCTACGGAATTGATATTAATTTTGGATGCCCTGCTCCCACTGTGAATCGAAACCGAGGTGGGGCCGCACTTCTCAAAGAACCGGACCAGATGTTTGCCATCGTAAAGGCCATCAGAAAAGCAGTTCCTTTAGAGATTCCAGTGACAGCAAAAATGAGACTAGGTTACGAT is a window of Leptospira kanakyensis DNA encoding:
- a CDS encoding FAD-binding dehydrogenase; amino-acid sequence: MVVKRNDVIIIGAGIAGLVAAYECLNQGKSVLILERDTEEHLGGLAKLSFGGMALVGTPLQKRLGIKDTPTIALDDWFSFANFGSEDVFPKQWAEQYVHESLGQVYHWLGSLDLHFFPVVNWVERGEYKRGNSVPRYHVLWGTGHRLVERFEELLKKHRHSAKLTYLFEHKVTDLIKENGRIVGCIAEQEKTGKKDLTFYADHVMVATGGITGCLNKVREHWHKPWGEAPKEMLNGSHPFADGLVHDAVKKHGGNLTHLDKMWNYAAGIPNPKPQFDAHGLSLIPCKSALWLDHLGRRIGPEPMMTGFDTNELCRRISGLEKPYTWQLLNWRIAAKELAVSGSEHNPMIRDRKLFMFLKEILLGNHRLVRQLQKESDHFLVANNLRELADKMNHLNGDHSIDYEVLKQEVTQYDDVIKRGKGQWNEDQLRRIQHARSWRSDRVRTCAPKPILDPSAGPLIAIKLRLITRKSLGGIQTDLESRVLDKLGVPIEGLYAIGEAAGFGGGGASGFKSLEGTFLSGCILTARAAAKSVNNGVSFKG
- a CDS encoding thiamine pyrophosphate-binding protein translates to MKKTGAWLVRYALEQIGVRYTFGIPGVHNTEIYDELNNSDLIHPMLVTHEGCGAFMADAISRTSDSIGTVVIVPAAGVTHAASGIGEAFLDGIPMLVIAGGVRSDSQFKYQLHDMDQHTLVKPITKKTFKVKSQEEVVETLYEAYQTAVSGEPGPVFVEIPVNIQLYTGTVENLPSYLDYCKKQTISNITLSFSDDSLDEAVELLSKAKSPGLFLGWGAVDAADSSVAIAELLGAPVATTLQGLSSFPGNHPLHCGMSFGPAAVPAATKAFSECDCLLAVGTRFAEIATGSFGVTVPKNLIHIDINPDVFHTNYPAKVNIQGDAKIILPELVKRLQNKLQLTKESREDRIQVLTAEIQKNKQNYMEEWFQHNSNDRVNPAKFFSALRSTLPDDGFVVVDDGNHTFLTAELMPIHKPRHMISPTDFNCMGYAVPATIATKLANPDKAVVGIIGDGAFLMTCMELVTASRNQIGAVFAVFNDGELSQISQAQQVPYNRKTCTVLGTTRFEGIALATGAEYLKIQTNDDIKQKLDEAWSLTKEGRPVILDVHIDYSKKTRFTQGIVGTNLKRLPFAAKVRMIGRALVRRVTG
- a CDS encoding methyl-accepting chemotaxis protein, which translates into the protein MSSQVRIPQNTTLSIKTDLIGNIVSVNDDLVQLCEFERSELLGHSIKKIQHSETPESIRRNIHKTLGANEPWNGFLKNQTKSGNYFWANTTITPYYDTEGNTLGYMYVIRTAAENQIKEAELFYLHPNKLESSFSLNPKKIIYKFKIKTKLLFVFGLMAILMLVLGGNLVLIKKEEYEGALNRLKGAEYNLSLAKLMRLTAKHRGFMARFLNGDSSAKEEAVKIENELDIVFLAFVNLNETEGNHFQVYKESKEIYKNWNQLKETNSGLTAKESYLEHVRLIKAMLNVNNTVGESSGLFLDPDKDTYFMIDVSLTKLPYLAEKLGQLRGTGLAHIVKGAKAEPSEKKLIQEIIGAVSSHFESISVSMTSVSKFNPDSKIIVETYKKAEGEFPSLHELIQNRVINEKIPTLKPIEYYGVTTNLIDQIFNVNELISKQLSEKFTERADFAKKYAITIFIITSVVLVFFIVLQYLIIQSIMSVIRNSTNIISQIVRGSGELKENLDYGIHDEIGGLLKWMGVFILNITEIVFILRQVSGELSNKSKDAATLVRNYSATTQDQAASTEQTSAATEELAASVENVFLNISTQAEHLKEIEKVTSDFKTAMAEVANAMFGMTNLTEEFYKQANDGMLTTKNTADSIHIVNQKAELIDEVVNIINEISERTNLLALNAAIEAARAGDLGRGFAVVAQEIGKLAEQTAHNTRNIQSLTTDTKNAIKTSVGLMMNTEDSFRELLDNISKIQETAKLVSSAQDKQTADTNRIVESVHKINENSLHILNAASQEKIAVEEISKSIETIATGTQVIADNSLVLLETAKDIEVTGEHLQTVVETYKY